A single Macrobrachium nipponense isolate FS-2020 chromosome 5, ASM1510439v2, whole genome shotgun sequence DNA region contains:
- the LOC135215203 gene encoding uncharacterized protein LOC135215203 → MAEKDGIRTRYITANEKTMLVTLIEERSDILFNKSHDFRIIHRKKAAWEEVTSLFNAAGYGPPRSQQQLKKVWENAKGKAKKQHAAYKRETMRTGGGAPPKPEDEETTKILTIISDDLDGEENELDCDALQSASQPHAVIGIRNDGQKCEIMFDSQITAQHTNNSIDSIITPPKLTSTEFNTTQSTPAGKVSSQEANVTQDTQTNTPTSIQFNARHTPTEYTPTPGQSNFTSARKCRRTTRFTQEASFEASLEMQRKQHEKTMERLSLDIEIKKEKLKKIKK, encoded by the exons ATGGCAGAAAAGGATGGCATAAGAACAAGATATATAACTGCAAATGAGAAAACAATGCTGGTGACCTTGATAGAGGAAAGAAGCGACATTTTATTTAATAAGAGCCATGACTTCCGCATCATCCATCGGAAAAAAGCAGCATGGGAAGAAGTCACTAGCTTATTTAATGCTGCTGGTTATGGACCACCGAGAAGCCAGCAACAGCTGAAGAAAGTCTGGGAGAATGCAAAAGGAAA AGCAAAGAAACAGCATGCAGCCTATAAGCGAGAGACTATGAGGACAGGTGGTGGTGCTCCTCCTAAGCCTGAAGATGAAGAGACTACTAAAATCCTTACTATCATAAGTGATGACCTTGATGGTGAGGAGAATGAACTGGACTGTGATGCACTTCAGAGTGCTA GTCAACCACATGCTGTGATTGGTATCAGAAATGATGGGCAAAAATGTGAGATAATGTTTGATTCTCAAATAACAGCACAGCACACTAACAACTCTATAGACTCCATCATAACACCTCCCAAACTCACCTCAACAGAATTCAACACAACGCAGAGCACACCAGCTGGCAAAGTCTCCTCTCAAGAAGCTAACGTGACACAGGATACTCAAACAAACACACCCACCTCTATACAGTTTAATGCCAGACACACCCCAACAGAATACACACCAACACCTGGCCAATCAAATTTTACCTCAGCCCGAAAGTGCCGACGAACAACAAGGTTCACTCAGGAGGCCAGCTTTGAAGCGTCTCTTGAGATGCAACGGAAGCAACATGAAAAGACAATGGAAAGACTCAGCCTAGATAttgaaattaagaaagaaaaactaaaaaaaattaaaaagtaa